A single Patagioenas fasciata isolate bPatFas1 chromosome 29, bPatFas1.hap1, whole genome shotgun sequence DNA region contains:
- the LOC139825842 gene encoding uncharacterized protein isoform X1, whose amino-acid sequence MGARRLLGRANGGAGGGPFRRTGSGGPAMEALRAWLVPVLLPDRCFEELLLHRRLLHVPCLKILVSKALGYAIVGGSVLVKLPQVLKVWGARSGAGLSACAVGLELLALGGSVAYGTARGFPFSAWGESLFLLFQTLTLLFLILHFRGHTARAPAGSDQSQAGAHGAALGDHGGAAPGGGARPRLHVPAGNRGPPFGLDLRGLGRLQRAAAGAGSVLPGGPPRSPPPQSRLRPLPHPRLGVGEGPGLGPPRTPGSTCGKAPGDSGIRARAPPPPPPPPPPIKVSPPRYF is encoded by the exons ATGGGAGCGCGGCGGCTGCTCGGCCGGGCCAATGGCGGCGCAGGGGGCGGGCCGTTCCGCCGCACCGGAAGCGGCGGCCCCGCCATGGAGGCGCTGCGCGCGTGGCTCGTCCCGGTGCTGCTGCCCGACCGCTGCttcgaggagctgctgctgcaccgGCGCCTGCTGCACG TTCCGTGCTTGAAAATCCTCGTGAGCAAAGCGCTGGGCTACGCGATCGTGGGCGGCTCCGTGCTGG tgaAGCTGCCGCAGGTGCTGAAGGTGTGGGGCGCCCGCAGTGGGGCGGGGCTGAGCGCCTGCGccgtggggctggagctgctggcgcTGGGGGGCAGCGTGGCCTACGGCACCGCCCGCGGCTTCCCCTTCAG cgCCTGGGGGGAGTCGCTGTTCCTGCTGTTCCAGAccctcaccctcctcttcctcatcctgcACTTCCGGGGTCACACGGCCCGAG ctcctgcaggctCTGACCAATCACAGGCAGGGGCACACGGGGCAGCTCTCGGGGATCACggtggggctgctcctggggggGGCGCTCGCCCGCGTCTTCACGTCCCTGCAG GAAACCGGGGACCTCCTTTTGGCCTCGACCTTCGTGGCCTCGGCCGCCTGCAACgcgctgctgctggggcaggttctgTATTACCGGGGgggcccccccgctcccccccaccccaaagccgACTgaggcccctcccccacccccggctcggtgtgggggaggggccggggctgggacccccccggacgcctgggtccacctgTGGGAAAGCTCCAGGGGACTCAGGCATCCGGGccagagcccccccccccccaccccctccaccccccccaaTAAAGGTGTCCCCCCCCCGTTATTTTTAA
- the LOC139825842 gene encoding mannose-P-dolichol utilization defect 1 protein-like isoform X2: MGARRLLGRANGGAGGGPFRRTGSGGPAMEALRAWLVPVLLPDRCFEELLLHRRLLHVPCLKILVSKALGYAIVGGSVLVKLPQVLKVWGARSGAGLSACAVGLELLALGGSVAYGTARGFPFSAWGESLFLLFQTLTLLFLILHFRGHTARGVLLLAAFWGSLGVLTSPRAPPALLTALQAANLPIIVGSRLLQALTNHRQGHTGQLSGITVGLLLGGALARVFTSLQETGDLLLASTFVASAACNALLLGQVLYYRGGPPAPPHPKAD; encoded by the exons ATGGGAGCGCGGCGGCTGCTCGGCCGGGCCAATGGCGGCGCAGGGGGCGGGCCGTTCCGCCGCACCGGAAGCGGCGGCCCCGCCATGGAGGCGCTGCGCGCGTGGCTCGTCCCGGTGCTGCTGCCCGACCGCTGCttcgaggagctgctgctgcaccgGCGCCTGCTGCACG TTCCGTGCTTGAAAATCCTCGTGAGCAAAGCGCTGGGCTACGCGATCGTGGGCGGCTCCGTGCTGG tgaAGCTGCCGCAGGTGCTGAAGGTGTGGGGCGCCCGCAGTGGGGCGGGGCTGAGCGCCTGCGccgtggggctggagctgctggcgcTGGGGGGCAGCGTGGCCTACGGCACCGCCCGCGGCTTCCCCTTCAG cgCCTGGGGGGAGTCGCTGTTCCTGCTGTTCCAGAccctcaccctcctcttcctcatcctgcACTTCCGGGGTCACACGGCCCGAG gggtgctgctgctggccgcgttctgggggtccctgggggtcctcacgtccccccgcgccccccccgcgctCCTCACCGCGCTGCAGGCGGCCAACCTGCCAATCATCGTGGGCAGCagg ctcctgcaggctCTGACCAATCACAGGCAGGGGCACACGGGGCAGCTCTCGGGGATCACggtggggctgctcctggggggGGCGCTCGCCCGCGTCTTCACGTCCCTGCAG GAAACCGGGGACCTCCTTTTGGCCTCGACCTTCGTGGCCTCGGCCGCCTGCAACgcgctgctgctggggcaggttctgTATTACCGGGGgggcccccccgctcccccccaccccaaagccgACTga
- the SENP3 gene encoding sentrin-specific protease 3 has product MTNLPHEDHGSMKESLGSRQFWGGGVPGGPSREGPPAAPPPPWEPAGGGAKRGGVAWGPRPSPSPRRRCPPRRRWLRLLLRVGGMWGWKRGRRRGGPRRRAPPPASRPPRREEEEEEEPEPPPAPPEGLIPPPPPPRLLPPFGDMELGEGDGGIGGILGGLDGDAGPLLNGFGAGAPPSPPGGASILISNVCSMGGGAEGGPRPDPAPPRGGPQGSPPLREEHVTCVQSILDEFLQAYGSLIPVSADEVVEKLEDIFQQEFSTPQRRGSVQQLMQSYQRLPGNALLRGFRVSYKRHVLTMDDLQTLYGPNWLNDQVMNMYGDLVMDAVPDKVHFFNSFFYDKLRTRGYEGVQRWTKNVDIFGKELLLIPIHLEVHWSLVAVDVARRRITYFDSQRTLNRRCPKHICRYLQAEADKKERPDFRDGWRGAFKMNVARQNNDSDCGAFVLQYCKFLALGRPFSFTQQDMPQLRRLMYKELCHCKLAL; this is encoded by the exons ATGACAAATTTGCCGCACGAGGATCACG GGTCCATGAAGGAGTCTCTGGGGTCCCGTCagttctggggggggggggtcccgggcggCCCCTCCCGCGAGGGtccccccgccgcccctcccccgccgTGGGAgcccgcggggggcggggccaagcgcgggggcgtggcctgggggccccgcccctccccctccccccggcGGCGCTGCCCCCCCCGGCGCCggtggctgcggctgctgctgcgcgtgggggggatgtggggctggaaaCGGGGGCGGCGCCGGGGGGGCCCCCGCCGCAGggcccctccccccgcctcccgccccccccgccgggaggaggaggaggaggaggagccggagccccccccggccccccccgagGGGCTgatcccgccgccccccccgccccggctgctcccgcccttcggggacatggagctcggggagggggatggggggattggggggatcctgggggggcTCGACGGGGATGCAG gacccctcctgaATGGTTTTGGGGCGggcgccccccccagcccccccggcgGCGCCTCCATCCTGATCAGCAACGTCTGCAGCAtggggggcggggccgaggggggACCCcgccctgaccccgcccccccccggggGGGCCCCCAGGGCAGCCCCCCCCTACGCGAGGAGCACGTGACCTGCGTGCAGA GTATCCTGGATGAGTTCCTGCAGGCCTACGGGAGCCTCATCCCCGTCAGCGCCGACGAGGTGGTGGAGAAGCTGGAGGACATTTTCCAGCAGGAGTTCAGCACCCCCCAgag ACGGGGCTCGGTGCAGCAGCTGATGCAGTCGTACCAGCGGCTCCCGGGGAACGCGCTGCTCCGCGGCTTCCGCGTCAGCTACAAGCGCCACGTCCTGACCATGGACGACCTCCAGACACTCTACGGCCCCAACTGGCTCAACGACCAg gtgaTGAACATGTACGGGGACCTGGTGATGGACGCCGTGCCCGACAAg gtgcATTTTTTCAACAGTTTTTTCTACGACAAACTGCGGACACGGGGCTACGAGGGGGTGCAGCGCTGGACCAAGAAC GTCGACATCTTTgggaaggagctgctgctcaTCCCCATCCACCTGGAGGTGCATTGGTCGCTGGTGGCCGTGGACGTCGCCCGGCGCCGAATCACCTACTTCGATTCGCAGCGAACGCTCAACCGGCGCTGCCCCAAG CACATCTGCCGGTACCTCCAGGCCGAGGCCGATAAGAAGGAGCGGCCGGATTTCCGGGATGGCTGGCGGGGGGCGTTCAAAATG aACGTCGCCCGTCAGAACAACGACAGCGACTGCGGCGCCTTCGTGCTGCAG TACTGCAAGTTCCTGGCGCTGGGCCGCCCGTTCAGCTTCACGCAGCAGGATATGCCCCAGCTGCGGCGCCTCATGTACAAGGAGCTGTGCCACTGCAAGCTGGCCCTGTGA